Genomic window (Rhododendron vialii isolate Sample 1 chromosome 4a, ASM3025357v1):
ACCAATATGTAAGAGGCACACCAGAATGATAGAGTAAAGCAATTGCAGTGTCAGTGATATGTCTATGTTTTCTCTCTACAATACCATTCTGAGCAGAAGTGTATGGACAGGTTTGTTGATGCACAACTCCTTGGGAAACCAAAAATTGATCCATCTTATGATTGACATATTCAGTACCCCCATCTGTTCGAAAAATCTGAAGGGAGGttgaaaactgtttttctgcaaaGGTCTTAAACTCTACAAACTTATCAAATACCTCACTTTTGTAGTGTAAAGGATAAAGCCAAGTAAATCTACTAAAATCATCGATAAACAAAACGTAGAACCTGAAAGTAGATGTTGATTTATTAAATGGACCCCAAACATCGCTGTGAACAAGAGAAAGAGGCTTGGACACAGTTGAATTGGACAATTTGAAAGGGAGTCTATGACTTTTTGCCACACAACAAGATGTGCAATCAAGAGCAGCAGACTTGTCACAAATAACATTCAAACCCTGAAGAATCTGTTGAAACTTTGTGAAAGAGGGATGACCCAAGTGCTGATGCCATATGACAGGAGAAACAGCAGTAGAACTTGAAATTGCAGAGGTAAGAAATGCCTTTGAAGAAGGTGAAGAACCAGCAGATGATGTAGAACCAACAGGAAACTGATAAAGACCATTCACTTTAGTGCCCGAATGAAGAACTTGTCTCGTAGACTTGTCCTGAACCACAAAGGAATCAGAATCAAAGGTTACCGTACACCTGTTGTCCTTAGTTTACTGATTCATAGAGACCAAGTTGGTAGACATGGTAGGGATATGAAGAACCTTGTTCAAACAAAAGGAGTAATGTGGTGTGGGAAGAATACCCTTACCAGTGTGTTGAATAGGCAATGAAGCTCCATTACCAATCACCACTTGATCAGTACCACAATAAGGTTGATAATCCTCAAGATTTTGAAGATCATTAGTAATATGATTTGTAGCAGCTGAGTCAAGATACCAATGAGAGGGTCCAGAAACACCAAAATTAAGAACAGAGTTCCAAGAGTCAGAAAAAGGCCCTGCATTCCAAGAACTAGAAGCAACAAAGCTCTAGGTTGAGAAGAAACTGAATGAGGCTGTGAAGCGACATTCACACAAAACCAACAAGTTTTGGCACTATGCCCAGGCTTGTCACAAATTTGACACACAACAGGAGCAGCAAAAGAATTGGATCGAAAATTTGGTCTGAAACCACTTCCTTGAAAACCATGACCTAGAGAGCCACGTCCGCTTGGAGAGAAACCACCACGAAAACCAGAACCTCCTCCACCACGAGGAGAAAAGGAACCTCTAAAATTGTTAGAAAAACCACCTCTAGTAGAAgaaaaaccaccaaaaaaccACCTCTAGCAGTAGCAAAAGCCACAGTAGGATCGACCGAAGACTTCTTGGCCTTAGATTCAATGTGAATAGATTCTGAACATAACAAAGCGGAAACCTGTTCCATAGTAATTGTTCCTAATTGAGCCCTAATAGTAGTAGCAAGAGGATCATAGTCAGTCGGCAAACCATTCAAAGCAGCAAGAACCAGATCATCATCATCTACTGAAGTAGTAACCAGAGCCAATTGATGGGCAATAGCCTTAATTTGTTCAAGATACTCCTCCATAGGTTTCGATTTCTTCGAAACACTGCTTAACTTATTCTTAAGCTGATGAACATGAGAGCGAGAACGAGAAGTGAAACGCGTCGAGAGGAAGGACCATACCTCATAACTAGTGGAGAGATGAAGAACAGATGTGTAAATTGCTGGACTGAGAGTTGCCGTAATACAACTGAAGAGGTGACCATCAACGAGAGACCAGGACTGAAAAGCTTCGTTGGACACCTCCTTGCCATTAGCATCTGTAATCTTCAATGGAGGGCGTGAGATTGAACCATCAATGTAACCAATCAAGCCATTTGCCCTCAGAATATTCTGAAATTGATGATGCCAGATGAGGTAATTGGTAGAATCAAGTTTAACGGTGACAAATGAACTAAGATTTGAGATGAGAAGAGTTAGGGTTGGAGGAAGtggagaagaaaaagaggaCGACGCCATTGATAGGATCGCTAGGGCTCGGTGGAGCTTacgggctctgataccatgatagaAAATGTAAATCTCTCATTGAATTATTGAATGAATCATACAGATGAGAATCGATATTCACTTATACTGCTAACAACAAAACACAACAGAATACCTTTTACTACTTTACTAAACCGACTACCCTAACTACTTTACTAAACTGACATTCCACTAACTAAGTTTGTTACAATAGAAACTTAATCCTCTACACTTGCATCCACACCATATGAACTACTCTCGGCCAAAAGTCTTTGCTGAGAAGGCTTGTATACACAATGAGAGTGAGCAGTGAGACGTAAATCAGTGATTGGCCTAACCTCATTAACAATTTGCAAAGCAAAGAGTCACATAATTTTGTGAAGAGATGCCACGTACCCTCCTGGGTTGGCATTGATTGTGTTCTTTGAGTTCTAATGATGAGAAGAAAACTATAGGAACTGTTGATTACCCGAGCTTGGAGAATGATCGACTATGAATCGTTgattatactttgaactaaattTTGTGAAGAGATTTGTCCGTACAACTTTCATATAATTGTATGGCTAAAGATTGATATCTTGTGTAAAGCGAGTGAAGTGTGAGACGATTGATCGAGCTCATGAATTGAATGTTATCTATTGTGTAAAATTTGCCAGCAAATGACATATGCGACATATTTGCGTCCGTTGGTTGGCGATCAAACATGATAACATACTTGACAATGGTGCTGAACATGCCACTCGTCAAGGCTTCCAACACCATCTCATACTTTAGTGGCGCCGGCAATTTCACGCCGCTGATCGGTGCTTTCATTGCCGACTCCTTCgccggacggtattggaccatccTCGTTGGTTCTATCATCTATGAACTggtatctccctctctctctctctctctctgtgcaaatatgaactattttgtttttcattatccCGAACTGATTCCACGAGCCGCAATTTATTTTCGATAATTTGGGGTGGCCCGTGGCCGTGAAGGGTTGAAAACGCCAATTAAATTTAACTACTGTATATAGGTTATAAACACTAAATTTGTATaacaaaaatacactcactatcACTCAAAAAAGATGACTCTCACACCAATAGAGTTGGTACAAAACTCACTATTAGCAAACTTTCTTACActaattttgacttttttggtccccaaagtatttccgctgTGCCACTTTGGTTCCCAATAGttcaattgctaacattgcatccccaaagtatcaattttgtatttaaatgGTCCCTACGGCTCACGCCGTTAattccctccgtcaaaaccaagggTAAAGTTGGTATTTCACatcaaaacggtgtcgtttggttggaaacggctttttgacttttttagtccccaaagtatttccgccatgccaatttggtccccaaaatattttcgtcacgccaatttggtccccaatattcaaATTGCCAACATTTCAtctccaaagtatcaattttgtatttaaatgCTCCCTACGGCTCACGCCGTTCTTTCCCTCCGTCAATTTAGTCCTCTGGGTTCCGAGGTTTTGGTTTTTATGACCctctagaataaaatgatcagaaaattaaaatttcgcaccggttcaaacgggttgaaaattgaaacacttgattttttgaggttgtttataaattaaaaaatatggtaaaaaaaattaagtgttcaaattttcaatctgtttgaacttgtgcgaagatcttaattttttgatcaatttatcctaaagagtcataattatttttttgactttaaagTTTTCAATGAGAACCCTAAGAGAATTATGAATAAGAAAAATCTATGTTTCCAACAAAACGACACTGTTTTGAGGTAAAATACCAAccttgcccttggttttgacggaggggaagaacggcgtgagccgcagggagcatttaaacacaaaattgatactttggagaTGCAATATtggcaattgaaatattggggaccaaattggcatgacggaaatactttggggaccaaattggtatggcggaaatactttggggaccaaaaaagccgtttccaaccaaacgacaccgttttgaggtgaaataccaactttgcccttggttttgacggagggaatgaacggcgtgagccgtagggaccatttaaatacaaaattgatactttggggatgcaatgttagcaattgaaCTATTGGGGACCAAAGTAGCACAACGGAAATACTTTGAGAACCAAAAAGGTCAAAAAGccgctctgtttgtttcgatgtaaaatatttttccagaaaacagactttaaatttttattttccggtgtttggttggcatttgaaaatattttcaaaaatcgacaaaatagtgtagagagatagAGCTAGAGGGGACTTcaacggtggagagatctgagaatattggaattgaacgtgagtCAAGACTGGCGATCGAGGAAACTGACTAGTGAGAATTGCAATAGAAGGCAGCaagttcattttgaaaaataacttacggaagatttaagggtaagtcattttcattcaattaatgaaaaaaaatttacatgtaaaatatttttctcattttttacacaaccaaacactagaaaataggtaaaacattttaccgaaaaatattttacgcccaaacaaacggagtctCGCCTGCTGGTCAAGAAATGAACCCATTAAATTTGGTTGATGACCGCATCCTAGTTTATATGCAAGCTGAAAGGTACTTAGAGATGGAGTATTATTCAAAGTATTCGTGCACGGTTACGCACACCTTAATTAATTTCTGGGGACTCAATCTCACCGTCTACTAGCAGGAAGACTTTAGTCACCTCACACTTCACGCTCAAGACTTTGAGTCTCAATCTCTTTCTTGCATCTTGCATAACCAGGATTTTGAATGGAGAAGACCCATTTCGACAATTGAAGTTAAAATGGCCTGGAGGTATCCAAGATATATATATCCAGAATGAAGTTCTTGGAGATATAGTTTTGCTTTTTCTTAGTGCAGTTTCTAACCAAGATAATGCAAATTTACCAACCGCCAGAACGAGGGCACGCCGGTCCATTATTTTTCACATCATCATTTCGGCACTGCCACATAAACGACAAGAAGCTTAAGATAAGCAACCTCATCCAACATTAGCCACACCCCAACTAATGATACTAACATACGAGAGATTTTTTGGTGCCGAGCgagtatatcccacgtggtatcTATTCGGCGTATTCGAGCcatccgatacacttttggacggttcgaattgaaaccctctctcgatctcctctcaccccaacactttctctctcattttctctctccaaacctCATCCAACATTAGCCACGCCCCAACTAATGATACTAACATACGAGAGATTTTTCGGTGCCGAGCgagtatatcccacgtggtacctATTCGGCGTATTCGAGctgtccgatacacttttggacggctcgaattgaaaccctctctcgatctcctctcaccccaacactttctctctcattttctctctccaaacctCATCCAACATTAGCCACACCCCAACTAATGATACTAACATACGAGAGATTTTTCGGTGCCGAGCGAGTATATCTCACGTGGTACCTATTCGCCGTATTCGAGCCGTCTGATACACTTTTGGGCGGCtcgaattgaaaccctctctcgatctcctctcactccaacactttctctctcattttctctctccaaatctgagccgttcaaaaataaaattgatggCTCAAATGCGCGAGtaggcaccacgtggtacccactcggcattgaaatttttttcctaacAAATGGTTGATAGGATACCTGACTTATAGGTTTTTTGTTCGTATAGAAAGCAGATTCGAAATTCTCTTTCATTTCAAAGACATAACTTGTACCCAGGCACTTCATATTCGCCCAGAGATTATCTACCTTTTACAATGAAAAAAGTTGTGTAGGGTTGTATAGATCTCGATCAAATCTATATATGCCAACTCTTTTGATTGTACAAATCTCCTCCGCTTCGAACTGTGAGGATCCTTTATGATCATTAGAAGATCCTCGATGGAATAGATTTTTTCTTCCATAAAGAAACTAGTTATTTGGGTAGATAACCTCAATtctaaaataaagagaaaagtCAGATGCATAAGGGAAAGATCGATAGGCAACCGGCGGACATTATATAAAGATTGATAGACTGATGTACATTATTTGACACTGACTACGCACGCACAATATATGTCACCATAATTCAGTCGACTCCCACATAAATTATAAGCCCGAAGTAGGACGGATGTGCTATATTGAAACAAGAAAATTCTCAAGGTCAGTAAAGCATTATgacaaaccaaataaaaaagcTTGAAGTATTTGAGGTATTTCAAGCGGCATACCCATCTCCAAAGGTAGAAGAGAATAGGCAGTGCAGGAGTGAGTCATAAGAAGTAACCTATTAAAAGTAGGGTTGTGATATTAGCCCAAGATTTGCTAGTAAAAAAACTTATACATTAGGATTTATTGTGCGCAACAAAGATAAGTATTTTctgaaattgtcttcttttgAGACTTGCCAAAATGATTACATcatgatattttattttaaattgatGGTACATCTAGATAGGACTAACCCTTGACCTTCCAACTTCTTGGTAGGACAAAATAACTCCAACAAATTCTATATCATTACACAAACTATGTTGTGGGAAGACTCTTCAAActtctagaaaaaaaaactgcaaattAACTTAGCTTCAAGGTAAAACCCATTTGATTAACATTCCAAACTTTGCGGCCACCAAAGATTTGCCgggtcgttaacttcagggcCCAAGAATAGTTGAGGTGCACACAAGCTGACCCGGTTACTAGGTTATCAGAAAAAAGATACACATGCATAGCTCGTTAACATCTCCATTTAGCATGACATAGAGTAAGTCAGCCAACTCCCTCACCTTAAGATTACCAAGATTTGCCTCATGAGGTTGCGATACATTGTCTTGCAACAAGAATGGTGCAACACAATATCCAACCAAACTGATATCTTCTCTTTTAGCTCCAATCTGTTACATAAGTACTAGTCAAGACATGACAAGAACACCACGAAGATGAATGACCTTTAGAGGGTCAGTAAGTATATTGACCATTTCAACCAtatacaaaaaaacacaaagaaactGAAACATAACTTGAAGACAGATTTAGGCCTTGTCTGGCCTGGGAGAGGAACAGGGGTTTCTCTTTTGTGAGAGTGAGATTATTTGTAATACCTCCCTTTCAAATAATAAATCTGCTTCCCCTCCGTCGCTGTAATCCGAATTTGGAGAACCAGGTAAATCTCTGTGTTCATATGTgctttgtgtttgtgtgttgtTTGGTTTACAATCCCAACGCACTACAGGTTCTAATTGAGACACggcaaaaaaaagacaaaaccaaCAGGAGAAGATTTAGAATTTGGTAAAGTTATACCGACATTTTGGAAGGACTTGTAATCTGTGATTCCGAGACATACCAATACCGATATAAACAATTATATTTAGTAATTACAAATTTGGAATCAGTTTATACTATTTGGTATGTATAATATATAATTTGCACAGGGATTGGTGAGCATCACCATATTAGCAACACTAACCCAGCTTCGCCCCCCTGGCTGCCCATCTCAAGAAAATTGCAAGGAAGCATCATCCCAACAGCTATTGCTCCTTTACCTTGCTCTCCTCCTTACGTCAATTGGTTCAGGCGGAAGGAGGCCATGCGTGGTCACATTTGCAGCCGATCAAATTGACATGTCCAAATCGAAGGTCGAGTCTAGAAAGTGGAACTTCTTCAACTGGTACACTTTCTGCCTCGGAATGGGATCACTAGCTGCTCTAACAATTGTGGTTTATGTCCAAGATAATGTAGGGTGGGGACTTGGTTTCGGCATCCCAACAACTGCTATGGCTATTTCCGTAATAGCCTTTGTTGTAGGGTCTCCTCTCTATAGGAAAGTGAAACCAAGGGGGAGTCCTTTCGTTAGATTGGCGCAGGTAGTTGTCGCTGCTGTGAAGAAGAGGAACGAAGTTGCACCAAAAGATGCAGCCATGCTGTACGAAAATAGAGAGCTTGATGCTGATATTTCCAACAATGGAAGGCTACTACATTCAGATCAATACAAGTAAGACATTGCATGAAATAGATACTAAAGCTCTTCCAATGTTTAGATTAATGGAGAGACCCCCTGGTGCTTCCATGTGAATAGTTACTATTCGTAACTTCATTCAGAGATGTCGATTGAGGACGGAGTCAGGACTTTCAGATAATGGCTAGGGTCAACAAGATGCTATAGAGCAGTTATGGGTTTGAGACAATTTAAGTGTTTAAGTggaataaaaaattatacagaATATATCCATAGAGGATACTCATCTGGTAAGTTCTTCACCCCACCGGTACCCATGTCCCTTCACCTTGATGTCGAGGGATTTATGGTCTGTTCTCAAAATTCTTGCCTTCTTTGTCACAAAGGCTATTTTGACTGTGTGATTCGTATAAATATCAAGACTCTTGAATCTGAGCAATCATTGTGTCACTGGGATGCATTAGAACGCCAGACATGAATTTTGTGGCAGAAGATCCTGTGCCCTCAAAGATGGAGAATTTTCCAATCTGGCTTCAGCTTTTAAGTAGCCTCTCCTCCGCATGTTTTGATTCCAATGTGTAGAAAAGCTTGGCTCAACCAGTTTCGCTCTAACTTCTAAGATGACAAGAAATAAGGCTAAAAATCAGAGAAGCCATTAAGAAAAACTAAACGCAGGTCAAAAGCTTGGTTCCAGACATCATACTTTTTTTAACCACTGTtttcctattaaaaaaaaaaaagtaaaagcaaaAATAAGAATTACCTATTAAGCTTAGATGTTTGATTTGTTGAAATGCGTCTTATTGTCATCTTTCAAGGTGGTTTGATCGAGCTGCTATTGTGACTGAAGACGATGACAAAGATCTAAACTCCCCAAACCTCTGGAGACTAGCTACTGTCCATCGAGTCGAGGAAGTAAAGTGCATCATCCGGATTCTGCCAATCTGGGCAGCCGGAATATTAATTGGAGCATCCCATCAAGGTAGCTTCGTAATAATACAAGCTGGCTCAATGGACCGTTACCTCTCTCCGTCCTTCCAGATCCCTCCAGCTTCCATGTCTATCTTCGCTAGCCTTACTTTGGTCATTGGCATTATCCTTTATGAGCGCCTATTCGTTCCCTTTGCTCGTTGGTTGACCAAAAATCCCACAGGCATCACATACTTGCAGAGAATAGGGATAGGCCTCACATTCCACATTCTCTCCACTATAGTAGCAGCCCTTGTCGAGATCAAGAGGAAAAAAGTGGCTGCACATCACGGCTTACTTGACAAGCCAACAGCTATCATTCCCATAAGTGTTTTTTGGTTGCTCCCTCAGTTTTGCCTTGAGGGAATAGGCGAGGTTTTCGCGTCCGTTGGGCACTTGGAGTTTCTCTACGATCAATCGCCAGAGAGCATGAGGAGCATGGCTGCTGCGCTCTATTGGATAGTAACGTCAATAGGAGACTATACAGGTTCATTGATTGTGTCATTAGTTCACAAATATACTCAGAATAATGGGGAATGGTTGCCTGATAGGAATCTCAACAGGGGAAAACTGGAAAACTACTATTGGCTGGTGAGTGGTATACAAGCCTTCAATCTTGTCTACTATGTAGCATGTGCTTGGTTTTACTCTTATAAGCCACTAGAAGAGGCGGCAGAAACAAAAGTTGAAGGGGATGTGGAATTAGCCACTGGAAAATATATCAGATGATGCTAATGGAAATGGGGAAGCGGCAATGAACAAGGTGAGACAAACCAGAATGGTTGGTTAAGGTGCACTGGTTTAGGGCTTAATCCACCAGTATTTCGTACATTTATCTACTAGTACCTAGGGGGCGGAAAATTAAGCATCTGTATCTCTTAGTTTTCTGTACTTCTTTGATTCAGCTTCATCCCTCTAATGATTTGGCA
Coding sequences:
- the LOC131322245 gene encoding protein NRT1/ PTR FAMILY 3.1-like; its protein translation is MMVSENNMTENGEGEKHELDIMVSENNMAENGEGEKHELESIKFKTKKKVGGIKAMPYILANDICDIFASVGWRSNMITYLTMVLNMPLVKASNTISYFSGAGNFTPLIGAFIADSFAGRYWTILVGSIIYELGLVSITILATLTQLRPPGCPSQENCKEASSQQLLLLYLALLLTSIGSGGRRPCVVTFAADQIDMSKSKVESRKWNFFNWYTFCLGMGSLAALTIVVYVQDNVGWGLGFGIPTTAMAISVIAFVVGSPLYRKVKPRGSPFVRLAQVVVAAVKKRNEVAPKDAAMLYENRELDADISNNGRLLHSDQYKWFDRAAIVTEDDDKDLNSPNLWRLATVHRVEEVKCIIRILPIWAAGILIGASHQGSFVIIQAGSMDRYLSPSFQIPPASMSIFASLTLVIGIILYERLFVPFARWLTKNPTGITYLQRIGIGLTFHILSTIVAALVEIKRKKVAAHHGLLDKPTAIIPISVFWLLPQFCLEGIGEVFASVGHLEFLYDQSPESMRSMAAALYWIVTSIGDYTGSLIVSLVHKYTQNNGEWLPDRNLNRGKLENYYWLVSGIQAFNLVYYVACAWFYSYKPLEEAAETKVEGDVELATGKYIR